The nucleotide window TGAATTTTAATATTAATCCAAATGAAAATGAAATTACGAAGTATTTAGCACCAACAATTGAGAAAATTGAGCTGGAGCAATATTTGCAGCAAGGTGTTAATTTTATCGTAGAAAATATTACGAATATTGGGAAGTTGCTTTTACAAATTTTAATTGCAGCGATTTTAAGCTTATTTATAATGCTTGATAAGCATCGCATTGTTGAATTTACGATGAAGTTTAAAAAGAGTAAGATTGCTCCTTTATATGATGAGCTAGAATACTTCTCGAAAGTATTTATTCGTTCTTTCGGCAAAGTAATTGAGGCACAATTTATTATTGCAACAGTGAACTGTGCATTATCTATTATTGTTTTATCATTTATGGGCTTCCCACATCTAATCGCATTAGGGGTAATGATTTTCGTGCTTGGTTTAATTCCAGTAGCAGGTGTTATTATTTCATTAATCCCGTTATCGATTATTGCCTATAGCATCGGTGGTTTTATGTATATCGTCTATATTTTAGTTATAGTCGTTGTTTTACACGGTATTGAGGCATATTTCCTAAATCCGAAGCTAATGTCAGCGAAAACAGATTTGCCGATTTTTTATACGTTTATGGTAATCTTATTCTCTGAGCATTTTTTAGGCGTTTGGGGACTAATTATTGGTATTCCATTGTTTATGTTCCTGTTAGATGTGCTCGATGTTACGTCATCGAAGCAGAAAAAGCTAGAATAAATAAAAGTGAGGCTGTTGAGAGCATAATCTCAACAGCCTCATTGCATAATGCGCTCATACGCTTGCAGTATGAATTGCTTATCTAATGTATCTTTAAACTCCTTCACGCCATCCATTGCGTACAATATATCGCGTTTTGCATTTTCTATATCGCCTTCTTCATAGTAACAAAGTGCTCGAACGGCATAAGAGCGATAAATAATGGCTAAATCAATAGGGTGGATTGTAGCTTCGGGTACGAATAATGTAGCTAAACATTTTTTTGCTTCACCATATTGTTTTAACTGCCAATGCGCATAAGCGTGTTCTCCATTAATAAATACCATCGCATGATTTAATGCATCTTCAGGTAGACGATGATTATCAATAGTTACTGCTAATGCTTTAAGATAATCATGCTCAATTCGATTAATATAAAACAATGTAGTTAAAGAATACAGTATCTCGTCAAAAGGATTTTCGAAAAGCTCCATAAATAACCTTAATTTGTTCAAGTAATATTTACTTTTTTCAGCATCTCCCTTTGAGCAATTGATGAAAAATAATAAACGATAAAAATCATTAAAGCGATATAAAACTCCTTTTTCCTTCGTTATATTTAAAGCTAAATTTAAATACTCCTCCATTTTGATGTCGTCATTTAATGCCGCATAGATAACAGTTAAATTGTAGTAATAGTCAAGTTTTTCAAAGTCACCAATTAAATAATTATAACGTTCAATATATTTTTTAGCGTCTAATAAATAGTGGAGTGCTTGTTCAAGTTGATGTTGTCCAAATTTAATGCCGCCTAAACGAGTAAAGCATTCTAATACTTTAGAATAAGCATGAATGTTTTCATACATTTTAGCTAAAGGTAAAAATGGCTCGATAGAACGATCAATTTTTAGTAAATAACGCACTAATAAATAAAGTTCCAGTAGTCGTACTTCTTCGTAATTACTTCCTTTTAAGCTTCCTGACTGCATTAAAGGCTGAATCAACTGTAACAACTCTTGTCCCTTTATTTCACGCTGTTCTTTATTAAACTCTTTTTTAAATTGTGAATATAACTGTTCTACTTGCATGAAAGTTTCACGCACTTGCTTGTTATCCTCTGATTGTATTAATTCAGCAACATCTATTTCAAGCTGACTTGCAATATATTGTAAGCTCTCCATCGAAGGCTGGGCTTTGCCATTTTCGATTAAACTAAGCATGCCCTTTGTTAGACGATCTCCTGCTACTTGTGCCAACGTCATCTTGCGCTCTTTGCGTAGCTCTTTTATTTTTGCCCCTATATTTAACATAAGGCCTCACCTCGCTATATGCAATTATAGCAAATAAATAAATTATAGGGTATTAATTTTAATTAAATTAAACAAATTAATACTTCTTCTGAGGGATTTTAAATATTTATTTAAATTTAATTAAACTTTTTGTTGCATTCTGAAAATTCGTGTTTTACAATAAGTTTAATTAAATTAAACAAAAGGGTGTGGAACGAGATGGATGAAAAATTAAAATATAAAAAATCAACGTATCATTTATACACGTTTTTAGTAAGTAAAATGATTGGTGCGCTTGGTTCAAGTGTGTATACATTCGGCATTAGTATGTACATTCTGTCGATGACAGGATCATCTTTAAGCTTTGCTGCAAATCTTTTATTCAGCATTGTGCCAAGAACGATTATTTCTCCAATTGCAGGGCTAATAGGGGATAAAGTACCAAGGAAATGGCTTGTACTTGGTGGGCAGGCAGGTGTAATTTTAACAGTTAGTACGTTACTTCTTTATACATGGACTGTGGGGCTATCTTTAACAGCGATTTACTTAGCAACATTGTTTAATAGTATCTTTAGCTCGTTTTCTAGTGTAGCATTTTCAGCTTCAATCTCGAATTTAGTGGATGGGGAGCGCATTCAAAAGGCGATGAGCTTTAATCAACTATCGCTTTCAGTATCAGGCATTGGTGGACCGATTGTAGGTGGGATGTTGTTTGGCTTTGCTTCAATGGAAGTATTTTTAGCTATTTTTATTATCGCAGCAATTATTACACTATTGCTAGAATCAACGATGAACTTTACATTATATAAAAAGCCAGTAGTAGCATCTGCACAAAAAGAAACGATGCTGCAAAGCTTTAAAGCAGGGTTTGTCTATTTAAAAACAAAGCCCGTTGTACGTGCCATTTTATGGACAGCGTTATGGTTAAATTTATTTTTCACTTGCTTGAGTGTAGGTATCGGCTTTGTGCTGTTAACAAATTTAAAATTCCAGCCACAATTAATTGGCTTCATCGAAGCGGCAGCGGCGATTGGTATGTTAATAACAGCGATTTATTTAGCTACTCGCAGCAATTTAAAATTTCCATTGGTTGTTGTTAAACGTTCAACGTTGTTGATGGCAATATCCGTTATTCTAGTAGCTGTACCATTATTATTTAGCTGGTCAAATACGGTCAACTTTATTTATTATTTAGTGCTAATGTTTGTTGCTGGCGGGTTTGGTGTTACAACAAATACACCAATAGGGGTTATTATGCAAACATCAGTAGATGAGGAGTACAAAGGGCGTGTATTTGGTATTGTAGAAATGATGGCAATGAGCATGATGCCCTTAGGAACGTTAATATATGGTGTTTTATACGATATGATGCCAGCACAATATGTTTTAATAGTCAGTGGTACGATTTTAATAGCAATCGTTTTAATATTATTGCGCGGCTCTGTTATTAGAATGGCACATCCAGAGTTAGAGGATAAAAGGAAATTGAATATGTTAGAGGAAGTAGAAGGGTGAATGCCCTTCTTTTTTCTTTGGAAATAGTTGTATAAAATGAGAAATTGAATTATAATGAAGGGAACGTATATTCTGTTTGGGGGTTGGTTATGAATCATCAGCAGTTAAAGGAACGAGCATTATGTATTGCAAAGCCAGCGCAGCATTTTCAGTTAATTATTGAGGAGTCAGGTATGGAGTCTTTATTTATTTGGGGAGACGAGCGGGAAAGTATCAAGGTGCAGTTAAATCAAGATGGTCATATAACAAGTTATTTTGTTTCGAAGGATAGCTATGAAGTGCCAGCAAATGAAGAAATATCACAAGAGGAAAGACGGAGGTTGGCGGATCAATTTTTGTTAGCACATTATCCAAATGCCTTGGCTGATTTTACTTTTTATAAATCGGGGATGCTTGAGGACATTGAGGAGTTTCGTTACGGGCAGCTTGTGATGGATTTGCCTTTAGCTAATGCTGGTATCGTTGTAGGTCTTGATAAAGCAGGTAATCTAGTGGAGTTAATGGATATGGGCAAACTGCCTATACCTGAAATTCCTACCAAACTAGTCGATAAAGATATTTTACACGAAAATGCTAAGGCACATATTTGCATGCGTTTAGTAGTCGCAAAAATCGCAGAGCAGCCACGCCTTGTTTATGAGTTAGATGATATATATCCTATTTATCAAGCCGACATGTTAGAGCCTACCATAGACCAGCCAATATGTAATATTCGCTATGAAACGTTGCCACTATTCGCATCTAAGCCTAATTTGTCATTAGAGGAAGTGCTAGGGCTAGGTAACATGCAGGTTGTTGATGAAAAAGTATATAACAATGTTAAAAGGATTGTTTGGGGCGAGAACAAGGCAGGGGATTTGTATGAGAGGACAGTTCATGCAAGGGTTGATATGCATACAGGTCAGCTAATAGGTATGACATGGTTTAAAGAACGTCAGGGTAATTTGCAGCTTAGTTATGAGGAAGCATTGCAAAGGGCGATTGATTTTTTACAGCTTGTTGTACCTGAGCTATACCCCTATTTACAATTAGAAATAGATGAGAGAGATTCGTATCTCACTTTTAGGTTTCGTTTAATGAAAACGCAAAATATTAAAACTCATTATTGGGTAACTGTTAAGATTAATTGTTCGACAGGAGATGTGGAATCTTATCACGGTCAGCATGTTGATATGGAAAAATTGCGTCAAGTTCCAGATATGCCAGCAATTTCAGCACAGCAGGCAAAGGAAATATTTTTGGCACATTTAGCATTTCGTTTAGAGTGGGATATGGGCAATGAAATAGGCAGCTCTAAATTGATGTACTACGGCTATGATAAGGAAACAGGCAAGAGATTAGGCTATGTTGATGCGTTAAGTGGCGCAGTTATTACTTACAGAGATTAAGGGGGATAAAGTATGCAACGTTGCGGATGGGTAAAATTAGATGAACCATTATACGTAGAGTATCATGATAAAGAATGGGGCAAGCCTGTTTATGATGATCAAAAGCTTTTTGAAATGATTTGCTTAGAGGGGGCACAGGCGGGATTGAGCTGGTGGACGATTTTACAAAAGCGCGAAGGCTATCGTGAGGCCTTTGATGACTTTAATGCGGAGAAGATCGTGCACTATACAGAGGAGAAACTAGCTGAGCTAAGAGAAGATACACGTATTGTACGCAACCGTCTAAAAATTGCAAGTGTCGTTACGAATGCACAAGCTTATTTACGCATGCAAGAACAGCATGGTTCTTTTTCAAACTATATTTGGCAATTTGTTGACCATCAACCGATTGTTAATCATTGGAAGACATTAGCTGAAGTGCCTGTTACAACAGTAATTAGCGATAAAATGAGCAAGCAACTGAAGAAGGACGGCTTTAAATTCGTTGGTAGCACAATTTGCTATTCTTTTATGCAGGCAGTTGGTATGGTGAATGATCATGTGCAAAACTGCTTTTGCTATGAGGCGAAGACCGATGAATAATTCATATGAGCAAGCATTAACGAGCTATATAGAAGCTACAAATTCACATGATTTTGCGAATGTTCAACGAATGCTTCATCCAAATGTTGTTTATTGGTTTACAGATAAAAAGTGTGGAACAATGACAGACATCCAGCATTATTTTGAAAATGCTTGGAATCTCATTAAAGAGGAAGTATATGAAGCAAGAGATGTTGGATGGCTTGTCACAAATCGAGATACTGCAACCTGTCTATATACTTACCACTACTCAGGCTATTATGAGGGGGAGTATGTTTCGGGACATGGTAGGGCGACAAATATTTTTGTGAAGAATGAATATGATGATTGGAAGTTAATACATGAGCATTTGAGTAAAGGGGAGTAGAGGAATGAAAAAAGGAGATACAATCGGTATTTTTACACCATCTTCTCCTGCTACAGTAACAGCACAAGCACGCTATGTGCGAGCAAAGAACTTTTTGATGGCAAAGGGCTTTCAAATTATAGAAGGAAAACTAACGGGTAAATCGGATGTCTATCGTTCAGGAACACCGAAAGAGCGCGCAGAGGAGCTCAATGAATTAATTCGTAACCCAGATGTGAAGATGATTATGTCAACAATCGGCGGGACAAATTCCAATAGCATGCTGCCATATATTGACTATGAGGCATTTAAGGCAAACCCTAAATATGTTGTTGGTTATTCAGATGCAACGGCTGTTTTGCTCGCACTTTATGCAAAAACGGGCATTGCTACATATTATGGTCCAGCCCTTATTCCTTCATTTGGTGAATTCGAGCCACTTGTCAACGATACATATGACTATTTTGAAAAGTATTTTACGGAACAACTAAGTGTTCCGTATGAAGTGCCAATGCCTATCTTTTGGTCAGATGAGCCTGTCAATTGGCTTGAAAAAACAGCTGAGAAAACGCTTTTTACGAATGAATGGCTAACAGGGCAGCCTGGAGTAGCAGAGGGACGCTTGATTGGTGGTAATAATAATGCGATGTACGGCTTTATCGGAACAGAATATTTCCCTGAAATTCAGCAAGGTGATATTTTATTGATTGAAGATTGTATGAAGGATGCCTCAGTAGTTGAAAAAAACTTTGCGATGCTCAAGCTGCACGGAATTTTTGAGCGTGTTGGCGGCATTATTTTAGGCAAGCATGAGCGCTTTGATGATTTAGGTACTGGTAAAACGCCGCTTTCTCTTTTGTTAGAGCAGTTGAATGGAAAGGACATGCCTATACTCGCTGAATTTGATTGCTGTCATACACATCCGATGCATCCGTTAGCAATAGGCAAAAGAGTTCGCATGGATGCGACGGCTAAGAAAGTGTATTGCGTGGAGCCTTGGTTATAAGGAACGTGGAATACGTTCATTAAAAAGAACTGTCGGGAATTTTTATTTCCCGACAGTTTTTATAATCTTGGATCAACAGCATCGCTTTCCAATGCTAATGTGGCTAAGACACATTCATGGATGCGAGCAATGTTTTCTTTTTGCACAAAGCGTTCAATTCCTTCTAAGCCGAGCGCGAATTCCTGTAAGGCGTGCTTCATTTTTTTACTTGGATTGCGCTTTTTCAACTGTGTGAGCTGCTTCGGATCTGTATAATCCATGCCGTAAATAATGCGCAAATATTCACGTCCACGCACTTTAATAGCGGGTTGAATAAGCTTGTCTTTACTTTTCGGAATAAAGGTTAGCGGTTTAATAACGATGCCCTCATGTCCAACAGCTGTCATTTCCTCCCACCAGGCAATAGCTTTTTGTTCATCTTGTTCATTTTCAATGACTTGATACTCTGTTGTAATAAAAATATCCGAATGCAGTGCGAGCCAGTGATTCATTTCCATATGCCATGTATGTGGCTTGTGGAAGCATGTTTCAGTGCTATGAGCTAATATATGAAACGGCGCGATTTGAATTGCGGATAAATCGTCTACAGACCAGCAGTAATTTTGATAAACAGCATCAAAGCGTACCGCATTGCGCAAAAGCTCCTTGTATTGCTGTTGCCACTCTGCTACATCAACAAGCGTTGTTTGGAGCTTTGTGGCAAGCTTTTGACGATCCATTAAAGCATGCTCAGAGACATGGGCATATTGTTCATCAATGAGTGACTGCGCTTTTAAATTCCACGGTAAAATTTCTGCATCAAGCAAGACGAAATCTGTTTCCATTCTTTCGAAATAGTTTTTTGCAGCTAATTCTGTGTGTAGCTTTTGGACGATGGTTTCATGTGCAGCTGTATCAAAAAATGCTCGTCCGCTACGTGTTGTGATGACACCCAGCGTTTCTGTATCAATCCACTCTTTTGCAATTTGCTTATTTTTAAAAAGTAAAAGGACAGCGCGGCTACCCATATGTTTTTTTTCTGCAATAAGTTCAGTAAATCCATGCTTTTTATAGTAGGCAAAGGCTTCAGCTGGGTGCTCTAAATAATCATCAAGCTGTGATGTTTGCGGTGTTGGGCTCATCGTTGGTGGAATATAAATGAGCTGCTCCAATGGTACAGTATAGTGAGATACTGTGTCGATTGCAGCTTTCGCATAACCATTACCAACCCAAACCGTTCCCACATGTGTTGTTGCTACTTCAAAACCATCAATAAATGCATGGATATTTGGTGGATCAAAATGCTTGGCAGCAGCTTCTAATAAAGGATTCTGCTGTTCACCTGCATAATTTTCATAGGCTGTGACCGCTTCAAAAGTATTTTCAGGATAGCGGAAAGCTGTAAGCTGTCCTCCGAAAACAACACCTTGGTCAATGTTAACTGTGTTATTCATTTTTAATGGTTTAAGCTTTGGCTCATGACCCCAAATAATAAGCTCTGAAGTTTGATGGTCTGCGTACCAATCAGCACGGATTGGACGACCGTTGTCCTCTGTGCCAACAACATCACCATAGCGACAAAAATCGCGAATGCGTGGTGAATTTTTGCCAATATAGCGATCACGAATACCTGCATGTGTGATGACTGCTTTACCAATACCATTTTCCTTGATGAGATAGTGAGAAGGTGCGCGCAGCAGCATTTTAGCAAGGCGTTCTTTTAAAGCTTTTGTTTCTTCTATGCCGTGTATAATCTCAAATTGCTGTATTTCTTGTTCCACTAATTCATCGCCATGTGATAGCTGAACAGCGCGTCCTTCTAGCCAACGTGCGATTTTCCAGCCATGATTGCTGTCTGTCATAAAACTTAGTCCTGCTTCGATTTGCTTTAACCAAAACTGCATTGTTGCAAGAGACTTTGGA belongs to Lysinibacillus louembei and includes:
- a CDS encoding AI-2E family transporter, with protein sequence MLVWDFFRSHGFKRFMILLGIGVALYLMRSMLDLILFTFIITYLMNRLSTKLTSTIRKYVPIKEAVITVIIYLLFVAGVVGTVYKYLPLVSQQITQLFNLMMNFNINPNENEITKYLAPTIEKIELEQYLQQGVNFIVENITNIGKLLLQILIAAILSLFIMLDKHRIVEFTMKFKKSKIAPLYDELEYFSKVFIRSFGKVIEAQFIIATVNCALSIIVLSFMGFPHLIALGVMIFVLGLIPVAGVIISLIPLSIIAYSIGGFMYIVYILVIVVVLHGIEAYFLNPKLMSAKTDLPIFYTFMVILFSEHFLGVWGLIIGIPLFMFLLDVLDVTSSKQKKLE
- a CDS encoding helix-turn-helix domain-containing protein, producing the protein MLNIGAKIKELRKERKMTLAQVAGDRLTKGMLSLIENGKAQPSMESLQYIASQLEIDVAELIQSEDNKQVRETFMQVEQLYSQFKKEFNKEQREIKGQELLQLIQPLMQSGSLKGSNYEEVRLLELYLLVRYLLKIDRSIEPFLPLAKMYENIHAYSKVLECFTRLGGIKFGQHQLEQALHYLLDAKKYIERYNYLIGDFEKLDYYYNLTVIYAALNDDIKMEEYLNLALNITKEKGVLYRFNDFYRLLFFINCSKGDAEKSKYYLNKLRLFMELFENPFDEILYSLTTLFYINRIEHDYLKALAVTIDNHRLPEDALNHAMVFINGEHAYAHWQLKQYGEAKKCLATLFVPEATIHPIDLAIIYRSYAVRALCYYEEGDIENAKRDILYAMDGVKEFKDTLDKQFILQAYERIMQ
- a CDS encoding MFS transporter; translated protein: MDEKLKYKKSTYHLYTFLVSKMIGALGSSVYTFGISMYILSMTGSSLSFAANLLFSIVPRTIISPIAGLIGDKVPRKWLVLGGQAGVILTVSTLLLYTWTVGLSLTAIYLATLFNSIFSSFSSVAFSASISNLVDGERIQKAMSFNQLSLSVSGIGGPIVGGMLFGFASMEVFLAIFIIAAIITLLLESTMNFTLYKKPVVASAQKETMLQSFKAGFVYLKTKPVVRAILWTALWLNLFFTCLSVGIGFVLLTNLKFQPQLIGFIEAAAAIGMLITAIYLATRSNLKFPLVVVKRSTLLMAISVILVAVPLLFSWSNTVNFIYYLVLMFVAGGFGVTTNTPIGVIMQTSVDEEYKGRVFGIVEMMAMSMMPLGTLIYGVLYDMMPAQYVLIVSGTILIAIVLILLRGSVIRMAHPELEDKRKLNMLEEVEG
- a CDS encoding YcdB/YcdC domain-containing protein, yielding MNHQQLKERALCIAKPAQHFQLIIEESGMESLFIWGDERESIKVQLNQDGHITSYFVSKDSYEVPANEEISQEERRRLADQFLLAHYPNALADFTFYKSGMLEDIEEFRYGQLVMDLPLANAGIVVGLDKAGNLVELMDMGKLPIPEIPTKLVDKDILHENAKAHICMRLVVAKIAEQPRLVYELDDIYPIYQADMLEPTIDQPICNIRYETLPLFASKPNLSLEEVLGLGNMQVVDEKVYNNVKRIVWGENKAGDLYERTVHARVDMHTGQLIGMTWFKERQGNLQLSYEEALQRAIDFLQLVVPELYPYLQLEIDERDSYLTFRFRLMKTQNIKTHYWVTVKINCSTGDVESYHGQHVDMEKLRQVPDMPAISAQQAKEIFLAHLAFRLEWDMGNEIGSSKLMYYGYDKETGKRLGYVDALSGAVITYRD
- a CDS encoding DNA-3-methyladenine glycosylase I, encoding MQRCGWVKLDEPLYVEYHDKEWGKPVYDDQKLFEMICLEGAQAGLSWWTILQKREGYREAFDDFNAEKIVHYTEEKLAELREDTRIVRNRLKIASVVTNAQAYLRMQEQHGSFSNYIWQFVDHQPIVNHWKTLAEVPVTTVISDKMSKQLKKDGFKFVGSTICYSFMQAVGMVNDHVQNCFCYEAKTDE
- a CDS encoding YybH family protein; the encoded protein is MNNSYEQALTSYIEATNSHDFANVQRMLHPNVVYWFTDKKCGTMTDIQHYFENAWNLIKEEVYEARDVGWLVTNRDTATCLYTYHYSGYYEGEYVSGHGRATNIFVKNEYDDWKLIHEHLSKGE
- a CDS encoding S66 family peptidase; translation: MKKGDTIGIFTPSSPATVTAQARYVRAKNFLMAKGFQIIEGKLTGKSDVYRSGTPKERAEELNELIRNPDVKMIMSTIGGTNSNSMLPYIDYEAFKANPKYVVGYSDATAVLLALYAKTGIATYYGPALIPSFGEFEPLVNDTYDYFEKYFTEQLSVPYEVPMPIFWSDEPVNWLEKTAEKTLFTNEWLTGQPGVAEGRLIGGNNNAMYGFIGTEYFPEIQQGDILLIEDCMKDASVVEKNFAMLKLHGIFERVGGIILGKHERFDDLGTGKTPLSLLLEQLNGKDMPILAEFDCCHTHPMHPLAIGKRVRMDATAKKVYCVEPWL
- a CDS encoding polynucleotide kinase-phosphatase, which produces MQLHLPDAAIVLCIGPSNSGKSTFLQQLIASNIIKPSEIVSSDDYRITVADIDFIDFQGTTKQEADLLYEQYSAISTEAFQLMEQVVTARAKLNRLTFVDATHLNAREREKYFAIAKRQHVPIYGIIFDAPLEQLLARDNMRENPRGAARIKQQARKLKDEKRLLKKEAFTRLYTLNPDDAYSIVREPSSLAIELGTGIDVIGDIHGCYDEMMALIKKLGYREDNGLYIHPEGRKLISVGDIMSRGPKSLATMQFWLKQIEAGLSFMTDSNHGWKIARWLEGRAVQLSHGDELVEQEIQQFEIIHGIEETKALKERLAKMLLRAPSHYLIKENGIGKAVITHAGIRDRYIGKNSPRIRDFCRYGDVVGTEDNGRPIRADWYADHQTSELIIWGHEPKLKPLKMNNTVNIDQGVVFGGQLTAFRYPENTFEAVTAYENYAGEQQNPLLEAAAKHFDPPNIHAFIDGFEVATTHVGTVWVGNGYAKAAIDTVSHYTVPLEQLIYIPPTMSPTPQTSQLDDYLEHPAEAFAYYKKHGFTELIAEKKHMGSRAVLLLFKNKQIAKEWIDTETLGVITTRSGRAFFDTAAHETIVQKLHTELAAKNYFERMETDFVLLDAEILPWNLKAQSLIDEQYAHVSEHALMDRQKLATKLQTTLVDVAEWQQQYKELLRNAVRFDAVYQNYCWSVDDLSAIQIAPFHILAHSTETCFHKPHTWHMEMNHWLALHSDIFITTEYQVIENEQDEQKAIAWWEEMTAVGHEGIVIKPLTFIPKSKDKLIQPAIKVRGREYLRIIYGMDYTDPKQLTQLKKRNPSKKMKHALQEFALGLEGIERFVQKENIARIHECVLATLALESDAVDPRL